The following are from one region of the Streptomyces changanensis genome:
- a CDS encoding response regulator: protein MIRVVLADDQTLVRAGFRSILDGEADIEVVGEAADGDQAVALARELRPDVVLMDIRMPGTDGLEATRRITGDPRLTDVRVVILTTFDVDDHVYGALRAGASGFLVKDTEPMELLHGVRVVARGDALIAPAVTRRLIAEFAGRARQPDPSPRLNALTEREREVMGLVGAGLSNDEIARRLVLSPATAKTHVSRIMTKLAVRDRAQLVVLAYESGMITPGWLA, encoded by the coding sequence ATGATCCGCGTCGTGCTCGCCGACGACCAGACGCTCGTACGGGCCGGGTTCCGGTCGATCCTCGACGGCGAGGCGGACATCGAGGTCGTGGGCGAGGCCGCGGACGGCGACCAGGCCGTCGCCCTCGCGCGCGAGCTGCGCCCGGACGTCGTCCTGATGGACATCCGGATGCCGGGCACGGACGGCCTGGAGGCCACACGTCGCATCACCGGCGACCCGCGCCTGACGGACGTGCGCGTGGTCATCCTGACCACCTTCGACGTCGACGACCACGTGTACGGGGCGCTGCGCGCGGGAGCGTCCGGTTTCCTGGTGAAGGACACCGAGCCGATGGAGCTCCTGCACGGCGTGCGCGTGGTGGCGCGCGGCGACGCGCTGATCGCGCCCGCCGTGACCCGCCGCCTGATCGCCGAGTTCGCGGGCCGGGCCCGGCAACCGGACCCGAGCCCGCGGCTGAACGCGCTGACCGAGCGGGAGCGGGAGGTCATGGGCCTGGTCGGCGCCGGCCTGTCGAACGACGAGATCGCCCGGCGGCTGGTCCTCTCGCCCGCCACCGCCAAGACGCACGTCAGCCGGATCATGACGAAGCTCGCCGTCCGCGACCGGGCACAGCTGGTGGTCCTCGCCTACGAGTCGGGGATGATCACGCCCGGCTGGCTCGCCTGA
- a CDS encoding sensor histidine kinase, producing the protein MSLRSPVRRGRTSVRPAAPPGAARDAADVAPPVVRTADLVLTAVVTLFVVGWTAVSVAAGEESEPSGRTALGWALVAVGCGSLVLRRRAPVAVAAVTLAVCAVYYPTSTYDGPLLVTFALALYTTAAEGRFAAAVALASVTLLAVGVGEIRQGPGRRQIDDTSLVMLAGWLISLVAVGRAQRTRLAYLHEVEQRALAAEREQEARARQSATEERLRIAREVHDVLGHSISLINVQSSAALHRLAKGPDPAEALPAATEALEAVKATSKDALRELRGTLVALRRPDEPAPTAPVSGLDRLGELAERARAAGLTVVTRTEGAARPLPPALDLAAYRIVQESLTNVTRHARASTVVVTLAWTPEELRLRVEDDGGGSPDGPSPGSGVQGMAERARAFGGELTVGNTDRGFRVSARLPLTTGTTTRGTA; encoded by the coding sequence ATGTCCCTCCGCTCCCCCGTCCGCCGCGGTCGGACGTCCGTGCGGCCGGCCGCGCCGCCCGGCGCCGCGAGGGACGCCGCGGACGTCGCGCCGCCCGTCGTGCGGACGGCCGACCTGGTGCTGACCGCGGTCGTCACCCTTTTCGTCGTCGGGTGGACCGCCGTCTCCGTGGCCGCGGGCGAGGAGAGCGAGCCGTCGGGCCGTACGGCGCTCGGCTGGGCGCTCGTGGCGGTCGGCTGCGGGTCGCTCGTGCTCCGGCGCCGCGCGCCCGTCGCCGTCGCCGCGGTCACCCTCGCCGTCTGCGCGGTCTACTACCCGACGAGCACGTACGACGGCCCGCTCCTGGTCACCTTCGCGCTGGCCCTGTACACGACCGCCGCCGAGGGCCGGTTCGCCGCCGCCGTCGCGCTGGCCTCCGTCACACTGCTCGCCGTCGGGGTCGGTGAGATCCGCCAGGGTCCCGGCCGCCGACAGATCGACGACACGTCCCTCGTGATGCTCGCGGGCTGGCTGATCAGCCTGGTCGCCGTGGGCCGCGCGCAGCGCACCCGGCTGGCGTACCTCCACGAGGTGGAGCAGCGGGCGCTGGCGGCCGAGCGGGAGCAGGAGGCCAGGGCCCGGCAGAGCGCCACGGAGGAGCGGCTGCGCATCGCGCGCGAGGTGCACGACGTCCTCGGCCACAGCATCTCGCTGATCAACGTCCAGTCCAGCGCCGCCCTGCACCGGCTGGCCAAGGGGCCCGATCCCGCCGAGGCGCTGCCCGCCGCCACGGAGGCCCTGGAGGCCGTCAAGGCGACCAGCAAGGACGCCTTGCGGGAGCTGCGCGGCACCCTCGTCGCGCTGCGCCGGCCCGACGAGCCGGCGCCGACCGCACCCGTGTCCGGACTGGACCGGCTCGGAGAACTGGCCGAGCGGGCCCGTGCCGCCGGGCTGACGGTCGTGACCCGCACCGAGGGCGCCGCACGGCCGCTGCCACCGGCCCTGGACCTGGCGGCGTACCGCATCGTGCAGGAGTCGCTGACGAACGTGACCCGGCACGCCCGCGCGAGCACCGTGGTGGTGACCCTGGCGTGGACCCCGGAGGAGCTGCGTCTGCGCGTCGAGGACGACGGCGGGGGCTCGCCCGACGGGCCGTCCCCGGGCAGCGGCGTCCAGGGCATGGCCGAGCGCGCCAGGGCCTTCGGGGGCGAGCTCACGGTGGGCAACACCGACCGGGGGTTCCGGGTCTCGGCCCGGCTGCCGCTCACCACCGGCACCACCACCAGGGGGACCGCATGA
- the recA gene encoding recombinase RecA: MAGTDREKALDAALAQIERQFGKGAVMRMGDRTNEPIEVIPTGSTALDVALGVGGLPRGRVVEVYGPESSGKTTLTLHAVANAQKAGGQVAFIDAEHALDPEYAKKLGVDIDNLILSQPDNGEQALEIVDMLVRSGALDLIVIDSVAALVPRAEIEGEMGDSHVGLQARLMSQALRKITSALNQSKTTAIFINQLREKIGVMFGSPETTTGGRALKFYASVRIDIRRIETLKDGTDAVGNRTRCKVVKNKVAPPFKQAEFDILYGEGISREGGLIDMGVEHGFIRKAGAWYTYEGDQLGQGKENARNFLKDNPDLANEIERKIKEKLGVGVRPETPAAEPGTVDAAAAVPADVAADAAKSVPAPVSKTTKATKAAAAAKG, translated from the coding sequence ATGGCAGGAACCGACCGCGAGAAGGCGCTCGACGCCGCGCTCGCACAGATTGAACGGCAATTCGGCAAGGGCGCCGTGATGCGCATGGGCGACCGGACGAACGAGCCCATCGAGGTCATCCCGACCGGTTCGACCGCGCTCGACGTCGCGCTCGGCGTCGGTGGCCTGCCGCGCGGCCGAGTGGTGGAGGTCTACGGTCCGGAGTCCTCCGGTAAGACGACCCTGACCCTGCACGCCGTGGCCAACGCGCAGAAGGCCGGCGGACAGGTCGCCTTCATCGACGCGGAGCACGCCCTCGACCCCGAGTACGCCAAGAAGCTCGGCGTCGACATCGACAACCTGATCCTGTCGCAGCCGGACAACGGCGAGCAGGCCCTGGAGATCGTCGACATGCTGGTCCGCTCCGGCGCGCTCGACCTGATCGTCATCGACTCCGTCGCCGCGCTCGTGCCGCGCGCGGAGATCGAGGGCGAGATGGGCGACTCGCACGTGGGCCTCCAGGCCCGCCTGATGAGCCAGGCCCTCCGGAAGATCACCAGCGCGCTCAACCAGTCCAAGACCACCGCGATCTTCATCAACCAGCTCCGCGAGAAGATCGGCGTGATGTTCGGCTCGCCGGAGACCACGACCGGTGGCCGCGCTCTGAAGTTCTACGCCTCGGTGCGCATCGACATCCGCCGTATCGAGACCCTCAAGGACGGCACGGACGCGGTCGGCAACCGCACCCGGTGCAAGGTCGTCAAGAACAAGGTCGCCCCGCCGTTCAAGCAGGCCGAGTTCGACATCCTCTACGGCGAGGGCATCAGCCGCGAGGGCGGCCTGATCGACATGGGCGTGGAGCACGGCTTCATCCGCAAGGCGGGCGCCTGGTACACGTACGAGGGCGACCAGCTCGGCCAGGGCAAGGAGAACGCCCGCAACTTCCTCAAGGACAACCCCGACCTCGCCAACGAGATCGAGAGGAAGATCAAGGAGAAGCTGGGCGTCGGCGTCCGGCCGGAGACCCCGGCGGCCGAGCCGGGCACGGTCGACGCGGCGGCGGCGGTCCCGGCGGACGTCGCGGCCGATGCGGCCAAGTCGGTCCCCGCCCCGGTGAGCAAGACCACCAAGGCGACCAAGGCCGCAGCGGCGGCCAAGGGGTAA
- the recX gene encoding recombination regulator RecX — MARRTEWPGGSPDSSRAEKELPPQDPAERARAICLRLLTGTPRTRKQLADALRKKEIPEEIADEILSRFEDVGLIDDAAFAGAWVESRHHGRGLARRALARELRTKGVDSALIDEAVGRLDAEQEEETARELVQRKLRSTRGLDRDRRLRRLAGMLARKGYPEGLALRVVRRALEEEGEETGDLDFDAM; from the coding sequence ATGGCCCGGCGCACCGAATGGCCGGGCGGCAGCCCCGACTCGTCGAGGGCCGAGAAGGAGCTGCCGCCCCAAGATCCGGCTGAGCGGGCGCGGGCGATCTGCCTGCGCCTGCTCACCGGGACGCCGCGCACCCGCAAGCAGCTCGCGGACGCGCTGCGCAAGAAGGAGATCCCGGAGGAGATCGCCGACGAGATCCTCTCCCGCTTCGAGGACGTCGGTCTGATCGACGACGCCGCGTTCGCCGGGGCGTGGGTGGAGTCCCGGCACCACGGCCGCGGTCTGGCCCGCCGCGCCCTGGCCCGCGAGCTGCGCACCAAGGGGGTCGACTCCGCCCTGATCGACGAGGCCGTCGGCCGGCTCGACGCCGAACAGGAGGAGGAGACCGCACGCGAGCTCGTCCAGCGCAAACTCCGCTCCACCCGGGGGCTCGACCGCGACCGCCGGCTCCGCCGCCTGGCAGGCATGCTCGCGCGGAAGGGCTACCCGGAGGGTCTGGCCCTCCGCGTCGTCCGCCGCGCGCTGGAGGAGGAGGGCGAGGAGACCGGGGACCTGGACTTCGACGCCATGTGA
- a CDS encoding FAD-dependent monooxygenase translates to MDPVIVVGAGPVGLALALALAAQEVPSVVLDEGAGADEYRPARTAVLRPDTAAFVERLGCADTLREEGARWSGWRSMRRRQVVRHVAFADARGGGAGGVDGRGPDDGLGEGYDERRGGTTAREAPGRGGQQLGPGDGPAYGSGDGQGPGLGDGAAYGPGDEPGVESPLHVPQHALTLALRQAIAAPRTRGLVRIVGDSRLDALDQDASGVSAHTRGPRSAWWRGSHLVGCDGARSTVRKLLGIRFPGRTAVERHAVAMLRAELPWPGEAVLHRQPPWRGGGDEVTARPLPAGGWRLDWLLPPRGDLVTPEALVGRIRETLAGWCAEVPPYDLIDTGVYTLHHRLARSWRVDRAFLAGDAAHLLGALGTQGLDEGLRDVENLAWKLAAACHDGPSEVLLDSYEAERRTAVAARLRAADQSLPVLRGGGGLRTYLGGSRQHDALLTDGHLGLGPLGAPPSYVHSPLAPLGAEARVEVGTESGAPVDDVPVTSPDGATGRLRDRLGRGVLVVLVAPGTGVWNRRHWVSAGVMPRLAEAVRALPVRGELLVTEAYPGAAAHTVLLVRPDGHLAAAFAGVRPAELRAAAEALRGGPGRDADGEVRAEETADVH, encoded by the coding sequence GTGGATCCGGTGATCGTCGTCGGCGCGGGGCCGGTCGGTCTCGCCCTGGCCCTCGCGCTCGCCGCGCAGGAGGTGCCGTCGGTCGTCCTGGACGAAGGCGCCGGGGCGGACGAGTACCGCCCGGCCAGGACCGCCGTGCTACGCCCGGACACCGCCGCTTTCGTCGAACGGCTGGGCTGCGCCGACACGCTGCGCGAGGAGGGCGCCCGCTGGTCGGGGTGGCGGTCGATGCGCCGCCGGCAGGTCGTACGGCACGTGGCCTTCGCCGACGCGCGGGGTGGCGGGGCGGGTGGCGTGGACGGCCGTGGGCCCGATGACGGGCTTGGTGAGGGGTACGACGAGAGGCGCGGCGGGACGACGGCCCGGGAGGCGCCGGGCAGGGGCGGACAGCAGCTCGGGCCGGGCGACGGACCGGCGTACGGATCGGGCGACGGGCAGGGGCCCGGGCTTGGCGACGGGGCGGCGTACGGGCCCGGCGACGAGCCGGGCGTGGAGTCGCCGCTGCACGTTCCGCAGCACGCGCTCACCCTCGCGCTCCGCCAGGCCATCGCGGCACCGCGGACCCGGGGCCTCGTGCGGATCGTCGGGGACAGCCGCCTGGACGCGCTCGACCAGGACGCGAGCGGTGTCTCCGCGCACACTCGCGGCCCGCGGTCGGCGTGGTGGCGGGGCAGCCATCTGGTGGGCTGCGACGGCGCCCGGTCCACGGTCCGCAAGCTGCTGGGGATCCGTTTCCCCGGGCGCACGGCCGTGGAGCGCCACGCGGTCGCCATGCTCCGCGCCGAACTGCCCTGGCCGGGCGAGGCCGTCCTGCACCGCCAGCCGCCGTGGCGCGGCGGCGGGGACGAGGTGACGGCGCGCCCCCTGCCGGCGGGCGGTTGGCGGTTGGACTGGTTGCTGCCGCCGCGCGGAGACCTGGTGACCCCCGAGGCGCTGGTGGGGCGGATCCGGGAGACCCTGGCCGGGTGGTGCGCGGAGGTCCCCCCATACGACCTGATCGACACCGGTGTGTACACGCTGCACCACCGGCTGGCGCGGAGCTGGCGCGTCGACCGGGCGTTCCTCGCCGGGGACGCGGCGCACCTGCTGGGCGCGCTGGGGACGCAGGGCCTGGACGAGGGGCTGCGCGACGTGGAGAACCTCGCGTGGAAACTGGCCGCGGCGTGCCACGACGGGCCGTCCGAGGTCCTGCTCGACAGTTACGAGGCGGAGCGGCGCACGGCGGTGGCCGCGCGGCTGCGGGCGGCGGACCAGTCGCTGCCGGTACTGCGCGGCGGGGGCGGGCTGCGGACGTACCTGGGCGGTTCGCGGCAGCACGACGCCCTGCTGACCGACGGGCACCTGGGTCTCGGCCCGCTGGGCGCCCCGCCGTCGTACGTCCACTCGCCGCTGGCACCGCTCGGTGCCGAGGCGCGGGTGGAGGTCGGTACGGAGTCGGGTGCGCCGGTCGACGACGTGCCGGTGACCTCGCCGGACGGCGCGACGGGACGGCTGCGGGACCGGTTGGGGCGGGGCGTGCTCGTGGTGCTGGTGGCCCCGGGGACCGGGGTGTGGAACCGGCGCCACTGGGTGAGCGCGGGGGTGATGCCCCGGCTGGCGGAGGCGGTACGGGCGCTGCCGGTGCGGGGCGAGCTGCTGGTGACCGAGGCGTACCCGGGGGCGGCCGCGCACACCGTGCTGCTGGTGCGGCCCGACGGGCACCTGGCGGCGGCCTTCGCGGGCGTGCGGCCGGCGGAGCTGCGCGCGGCGGCGGAGGCGCTGCGGGGCGGACCGGGGCGGGACGCGGACGGCGAGGTGCGCGCCGAGGAGACGGCGGACGTCCACTGA
- a CDS encoding amino acid ABC transporter permease yields the protein MSSVLYDTPGPRAKRRNLLYSALFLVLLAAGVWWALSMMAEKNQLTAEKWSPFVTDSAIWTTFLFPGLGETLKAAGLALVIALPLGALLGIGRLSDHAWVRVPIGAVVEFFRAIPVLVMMVFASAMFVQFTTIESEVRPLYAVVTGLVLYNASVIAEIVRAGILSLPAGQTDAAKAIGMRKGQTMRYVLLPQAVTAMLPALVSQLVVIVKDTALGGAVLGFSELLFQIRSITANYGANTIAAFTVVALMYIAVNGLLTRFAGWLERRLRQGGKSSGATVDITDIDTELGGGVAEEVAVRKGHGTGT from the coding sequence ATGAGCTCCGTGCTGTACGACACCCCGGGACCCCGGGCCAAGCGGCGGAACCTCCTCTACTCCGCGCTCTTCCTCGTCCTGCTGGCGGCCGGCGTCTGGTGGGCGCTGTCGATGATGGCCGAGAAGAACCAGCTGACCGCCGAGAAGTGGTCGCCGTTCGTCACCGACTCCGCCATCTGGACCACCTTCCTGTTCCCCGGCCTCGGGGAGACCCTCAAGGCGGCGGGGCTCGCGCTGGTCATCGCGCTTCCGCTGGGCGCCCTGCTCGGCATCGGGCGACTCTCCGACCACGCCTGGGTACGGGTGCCGATCGGCGCGGTGGTGGAGTTCTTCCGCGCCATCCCGGTCCTGGTGATGATGGTGTTCGCCAGCGCGATGTTCGTGCAGTTCACGACCATCGAGTCGGAGGTCCGGCCGCTGTACGCGGTGGTCACCGGGCTCGTCCTGTACAACGCCTCCGTCATCGCGGAGATCGTCCGCGCCGGCATCCTCTCCCTGCCGGCCGGACAGACGGACGCCGCCAAGGCGATCGGCATGCGCAAGGGCCAGACGATGCGGTACGTGCTCCTGCCGCAGGCCGTGACGGCGATGCTGCCGGCCCTGGTCAGCCAGCTCGTGGTCATCGTGAAGGACACCGCCCTCGGCGGCGCGGTCCTCGGTTTCTCGGAGCTGCTCTTCCAGATCCGCTCGATCACCGCCAACTACGGCGCCAACACGATCGCGGCGTTCACCGTCGTCGCGCTCATGTACATCGCCGTCAACGGCCTCCTCACCCGGTTCGCCGGCTGGCTTGAGCGCCGGCTGCGGCAGGGCGGGAAGAGCTCCGGCGCGACGGTCGACATCACGGACATCGACACGGAGCTCGGCGGCGGTGTCGCCGAGGAGGTGGCCGTCCGCAAGGGGCACGGCACCGGGACCTGA
- a CDS encoding amino acid ABC transporter permease, whose product MFDFLDNPQYDLLGAFWVTVQLALYSALGSLILGTLLVGMRVSPVPLMRGFATTYVNAVRNTPLTIVLIGCSLVLYQTLGITLAGGDSKTIGFRMAVLGLAAYTGTFVCEALRSGINTVPVGQAEAARALGLSFFQVLTLIVLPQAFRSVIAPLANVLIALTKNTTVAAAIGVAEASLLMKEMVENESDSLLAVFGVIAFGFVLLTLPTGLLLGWVAKRMAVKR is encoded by the coding sequence GTGTTCGACTTTCTAGATAATCCGCAGTACGACCTGCTCGGCGCGTTCTGGGTGACGGTCCAGCTCGCCCTCTACTCGGCGCTGGGGTCCCTGATCCTGGGCACGCTCCTGGTGGGGATGCGGGTCAGCCCCGTGCCGCTGATGCGGGGCTTCGCCACCACGTACGTCAACGCGGTGCGCAACACGCCGCTGACCATCGTGCTCATCGGCTGCTCGCTCGTGCTCTACCAGACACTGGGGATCACGCTCGCCGGAGGCGACTCCAAGACCATCGGGTTCCGCATGGCCGTCCTCGGCCTGGCTGCGTACACCGGCACCTTCGTCTGCGAGGCCCTGCGCTCCGGCATCAACACGGTGCCCGTGGGGCAGGCGGAGGCGGCGCGGGCACTGGGCCTCAGCTTCTTCCAGGTGCTGACGCTGATCGTGCTGCCGCAGGCGTTCCGCTCGGTGATCGCCCCGCTCGCCAACGTCCTGATCGCGCTGACGAAGAACACCACCGTCGCCGCGGCGATCGGTGTCGCGGAAGCCTCCCTCCTCATGAAGGAAATGGTCGAGAACGAGTCCGACTCGCTGCTCGCCGTGTTCGGCGTCATCGCCTTCGGGTTCGTCCTCCTCACCCTCCCCACCGGCCTGCTCCTCGGCTGGGTGGCCAAGCGCATGGCGGTGAAGCGATGA
- a CDS encoding glutamate ABC transporter substrate-binding protein, with amino-acid sequence MQFRKTSAALAAVATLSLTATACGSSSGDGDKIVIGIKYDQPGLGLKTPDGKYTGFDVDVATYVAKELGYGADKIEFKQAPSAERENLIRNGDVKFVVASYSINDKRKAVVDFAGPYFLAHQDLLVRADDNSIKQASDLNAKKLCSVTGSTSAQNVKEKLAPKADLQEFGGYSECITGLENGAVDALTTDNSILAGYAAQKEHQGKFKLVGLKLSDEHYGIGLKKGDKELRDKINAALEKMKSDGSWEKAVKANFGPANYKNEPAPAITEK; translated from the coding sequence ATGCAGTTCCGCAAGACCAGTGCGGCCCTCGCCGCGGTCGCCACCCTCTCGCTCACGGCGACCGCCTGTGGCTCCAGCAGTGGCGACGGCGACAAGATCGTCATCGGCATCAAGTACGACCAGCCCGGCCTCGGCCTGAAGACGCCGGACGGCAAGTACACCGGCTTCGACGTCGACGTCGCCACGTACGTCGCCAAGGAGCTCGGCTACGGCGCCGACAAGATCGAGTTCAAGCAGGCACCCAGCGCCGAGCGCGAGAACCTGATCCGCAACGGTGACGTGAAGTTCGTCGTCGCCAGCTACTCGATCAACGACAAGCGCAAGGCCGTGGTGGACTTCGCCGGTCCCTACTTCCTTGCCCACCAGGACCTGCTGGTCCGCGCGGACGACAACTCGATCAAGCAGGCGTCGGACCTCAACGCCAAGAAGCTCTGCTCGGTCACCGGCTCGACGTCGGCGCAGAACGTCAAGGAGAAGCTCGCTCCCAAGGCCGACCTCCAGGAGTTCGGCGGCTACTCCGAGTGCATCACCGGCCTGGAGAACGGCGCGGTCGACGCCCTGACCACGGACAACTCCATCCTGGCCGGCTACGCCGCCCAGAAGGAGCACCAGGGCAAGTTCAAGCTGGTCGGCCTGAAGCTGAGCGACGAGCACTACGGCATCGGCCTCAAGAAGGGCGACAAGGAGCTCCGCGACAAGATCAACGCCGCGCTCGAGAAGATGAAGTCGGACGGCTCGTGGGAGAAGGCCGTCAAGGCCAACTTCGGCCCGGCCAACTACAAGAACGAGCCCGCGCCGGCGATCACCGAGAAGTGA
- a CDS encoding amino acid ABC transporter ATP-binding protein, whose amino-acid sequence MSGVSVTKGAADAAPTAGDLVVLSNVNKHFGALHVLQDIDLTIARGEVVVVIGPSGSGKSTLCRTINRLETIDSGAISIDGRPLPDEGKELARLRADVGMVFQSFNLFAHKTVLENVMLGQLKVRKTDKQAAEQKARSLLDRVGVGSQADKYPAQLSGGQQQRVAIARALAMDPKVMLFDEPTSALDPEMINEVLEVMQQLAREGMTMVVVTHEMGFARSAANRVVFMADGRIVEEASPEEFFSNPRSDRAKDFLSKILHH is encoded by the coding sequence ATGAGCGGAGTGTCAGTCACCAAGGGCGCAGCGGACGCCGCACCGACGGCGGGCGACCTGGTCGTACTGAGCAACGTCAACAAGCACTTCGGCGCGCTGCACGTGCTCCAGGACATCGACCTGACGATCGCCCGCGGCGAGGTCGTGGTCGTCATCGGACCGTCCGGGTCCGGCAAGTCCACGCTGTGCCGCACCATCAACCGCCTGGAGACCATCGACTCCGGCGCGATCAGCATCGACGGCCGGCCGCTGCCCGACGAGGGCAAGGAGCTGGCGCGGCTGCGGGCCGACGTCGGCATGGTCTTCCAGTCCTTCAACCTCTTCGCGCACAAGACGGTGCTCGAGAACGTGATGCTGGGCCAGCTCAAGGTCCGCAAGACCGACAAGCAGGCCGCCGAGCAGAAGGCCCGGTCCCTGCTGGACCGGGTCGGCGTCGGCTCGCAGGCGGACAAGTACCCCGCGCAGCTCTCCGGCGGCCAGCAGCAGCGCGTCGCCATCGCGCGGGCGCTGGCCATGGACCCGAAGGTCATGCTCTTCGACGAGCCCACGTCGGCGCTCGACCCCGAGATGATCAACGAGGTCCTCGAGGTGATGCAGCAGCTGGCCCGCGAGGGGATGACGATGGTCGTCGTCACCCACGAGATGGGCTTCGCGCGGTCCGCCGCCAACCGGGTCGTCTTCATGGCCGACGGCAGGATCGTCGAGGAGGCGTCGCCGGAGGAGTTCTTCAGCAACCCGCGCAGCGACCGGGCCAAGGACTTCCTGTCGAAGATCCTCCACCACTGA
- a CDS encoding sensor histidine kinase: MRTRLLPLLIVLMAGVLLALGFPLAVSMASAYQQTVVVDRIDDTARFAALAQYVTESGPGIDERKATLQGELLRYQDVYGIHAGVFYRDGGAMAAAPEGWRVPDEGELRRALVEARLGRRSHDPPQVWPWQPDARLAVASPVVRDGDVVAVVVTDSPTGQLRGRILRGWLVIAAGECAAMLLAVGAAFRLTGWVLRPVRVLDAATHDIATGRLNSRVAAAGGPPELRRLARSFNEMADNVEQVLEQQRAFVADASHQLRNPLAALLLRIELLALELPEGNEEIASVQAEGKRLAQVLDDLLGLALAEHASADLRLTDIKELAAERIAAWRPLADERGVRLTGKGPAVTAWADPVALSSALDALIDNALKFTPRGEEVTVEVAARGDTTTVVVSDNGPGLTDEELGRVGDRFWRSGRHQNVKGSGLGLSITRALLAAGGGSLDFARNDPHGLRVTVSLPRTEPPAVAGAYGLTDR; this comes from the coding sequence GTGCGCACACGACTCCTTCCGCTCCTCATCGTCCTCATGGCCGGTGTCCTGCTCGCCCTGGGCTTCCCGCTCGCCGTGAGCATGGCCTCGGCCTACCAGCAGACCGTCGTCGTCGACCGCATCGACGACACGGCACGGTTCGCGGCGCTCGCCCAGTACGTCACCGAGAGCGGCCCCGGCATCGACGAGCGGAAGGCCACCCTCCAGGGCGAGCTGCTGCGCTACCAGGACGTGTACGGCATCCACGCCGGCGTCTTCTACCGCGACGGCGGCGCCATGGCCGCCGCCCCCGAGGGGTGGCGCGTACCGGACGAGGGCGAGCTGCGGCGCGCCCTCGTCGAGGCCCGGCTCGGCCGGCGCTCGCACGACCCGCCCCAGGTGTGGCCCTGGCAGCCGGACGCCCGCCTGGCGGTCGCCTCACCGGTCGTACGGGACGGGGACGTCGTCGCGGTGGTGGTCACCGACTCGCCGACCGGGCAGCTGCGCGGTCGGATCCTGCGCGGTTGGCTGGTCATCGCCGCCGGCGAGTGCGCGGCCATGCTGCTCGCCGTCGGCGCGGCCTTCCGGCTCACCGGCTGGGTGCTGCGGCCCGTCCGCGTCCTGGACGCGGCCACCCACGACATCGCCACCGGCCGCCTCAACTCCCGCGTCGCCGCCGCCGGCGGACCGCCGGAGCTCCGCCGTCTGGCCCGCTCCTTCAACGAGATGGCGGACAACGTCGAGCAGGTGCTGGAGCAGCAGCGCGCCTTCGTCGCCGACGCCTCGCACCAGCTGCGCAACCCGCTCGCCGCGCTGCTGCTGCGGATCGAGCTGCTCGCGCTGGAGCTGCCGGAGGGCAACGAGGAGATCGCCTCGGTCCAGGCGGAGGGCAAGCGCCTGGCCCAGGTCCTCGACGACCTGCTGGGTCTGGCGCTGGCCGAACACGCCTCCGCCGACCTGCGGCTCACCGACATCAAGGAGCTGGCCGCCGAGCGGATCGCCGCCTGGCGGCCCCTCGCCGACGAGCGGGGGGTGCGGCTGACGGGAAAGGGCCCGGCCGTCACCGCGTGGGCCGACCCCGTCGCGCTGTCGAGCGCGCTCGACGCGCTGATCGACAACGCCCTGAAGTTCACCCCGCGCGGGGAGGAGGTCACGGTCGAGGTCGCCGCCAGGGGCGACACCACCACCGTCGTGGTCAGCGACAACGGCCCGGGCCTCACCGACGAGGAGCTCGGCCGTGTCGGCGACCGCTTCTGGCGCAGCGGCCGGCACCAGAACGTCAAGGGCTCGGGACTCGGCCTGTCCATCACCCGGGCGCTGCTCGCCGCCGGTGGGGGCTCCCTCGACTTCGCCCGCAACGACCCCCACGGCCTGCGCGTGACGGTCTCCCTGCCGCGTACCGAGCCCCCGGCCGTCGCCGGCGCCTACGGCTTGACCGACCGGTAG